A DNA window from Camelina sativa cultivar DH55 chromosome 13, Cs, whole genome shotgun sequence contains the following coding sequences:
- the LOC109128365 gene encoding uncharacterized protein LOC109128365: protein MDYSETFSPVIKSTTVRMVLEVAVKKNWQIHQVDINNAFLQGTLKEEVYITQPSGFVDKDRLHYVCRLNKALYGLKQATRAWYQELKTFLLQAGFRNSLADTSLFIYHKGSDFIYVLVYVDDIIIAGAPSLVQAFNLALANRFSLKDLGPLSYFLGIEATRSSKGLHLMQRKYITDLLIKTRMLDAKPVTTPMVSSPKLTLESGTTLTDAKEYRAVIGSLQYLSFTRPDIAFAMNKLSQFMHQPTDKHWQAAKHILRYLAGTKTHGIFLRADVPLTVDAFSDVDWGCDKTTYTSTNAYIIYFGGSPVSWSSKKQRSVSRSSTEAEYRAVANAASELRWICSLLTELGVPLPVALVLYCDNIGATYLCANPVFHSKMKHVALDYHFVREFIQSGVLRVTHISSKDQLADSLTKPPPRPQFEDHIYKILVRPLPPS from the coding sequence ATGGATTACTCAGAGACTTTCAGTCCTGTAATTAAGTCAACCACTGTTCGAATGGTCCTTGAAGTCGCCGTGAAGAAAAATTGGCAGATTCATCAAGTCGACATCAACAATGCTTTCCTCCAAGGCACACTGAAGGAAGAGGTTTACATTACACAACCGTCGGGGTTTGTTGATAAAGATCGGCTACACTATGTTTGTCGACTCAATAAAGCGCTGTATGGTCTTAAACAGGCGACTCGCGCGTGGTACCAGGAACTCAAAACGTTTCTCTTACAAGCCGGTTTTCGCAACTCCCTTGCTGATACGTCCTTGTTTATCTATCACAAAGGCTCCGACTTCATATATGTTttggtgtatgttgatgatattatcattGCCGGTGCTCCATCATTGGTACAAGCATTCAATCTCGCGCTTGCAAATCGTTTCTCTCTCAAGGACCTTGGTCCATTGAGCTACTTCTTGGGTATTGAAGCAACCAGATCATCAAAAGGCTTGCACTTAATGCAACGCAAATATATTACTGATCTTCTCATCAAAACTCGGATGCTTGATGCCAAGCCGGTCACCACGCCTATGGTTTCATCACCCAAGCTTACTCTTGAGTCAGGTACAACACTCACCGATGCTAAGGAATATCGAGCAGTGATAGGCAGTCTACAATATTTGTCTTTCACTAGACCTGACATTGCCTTTGCTATGAACAAGTTGTCTCAATTCATGCATCAACCGACTGACAAACATTGGCAAGCTGCAAAGCATATTTTGAGATATCTTGCTGGTACGAAGACTCATGGCATATTCCTCCGGGCTGATGTTCCACTTACGGTTGATGCGTTTTCTGATGTAGATTGGGGCTGTGATAAGACTACTTACACTTCTACCAATGCGTACATCATTTATTTTGGTGGGAGTCCTGTTTCCTGGTCGTCCAAGAAACAACGGAGCGTCTCTCGTTCTTCTACGGAGGCTGAATACAGAGCGGTGGCGAATGCGGCATCGGAGCTCCGATGGATCTGTTCATTGTTGACTGAGCTCGGCGTTCCGTTACCGGTAGCTCTTGTCCTCTACTGTGACAACATAGGCGCCACGTATCTCTGTGCTAATCCTGTTTTCCACTCTAAGATGAAACATGTTGCCCTTGATTACCACTTTGTGCGTGAGTTCATACAGTCTGGTGTGTTACGTGTTACCCACATCTCGAGCAAGGATCAACTCGCAGACTCTCTTACTAAACCGCCACCACGTCCGCAGTTTGAAGATCACATTTACAAGATTCTAGTTCGACCActccctccatcttga
- the LOC104738300 gene encoding uncharacterized protein LOC104738300: MAAIHELVASSDDTSLVNVNMSNVTKLTATNFMMWSRQVHALLDGYDIAGYLDGSVSPPDSTLTNGCVSTPNPAYKHWKHQDKLIYSGLLGTISVAVQPLLSKAITSRDIWVSLKDTYAKPSRTHIKQIRDQLTHWKKGTKTIKEYVQGFTIRFDQLALLESLIAHEDQIDYILGGLPDDYRRVIDQIEGRDTAPTITEVHEKLINEELKLQTVVSSSVPVTANAVTSRPSGGSSHNRHQSRNGSLGQQQHYQRGDSRASGHGYQGRCQLCGVYGHSARRCSQLQTSGGYPMN; encoded by the coding sequence ATGGCTGCTATCCATGAACTTGTTGCATCATCTGATGACACTTCTCTCGTTAATGTCAACATGTCCAATGTGACTAAATTGACCGCTACAAACTTCATGATGTGGAGTCGTCAAGTCCACGCTCTCTTAGATGGCTATGATATTGCTGGCTATCTCGATGGATCGGTCTCTCCACCCGATTCTACTCTTACCAACGGCTGTGTTTCAACACCGAACCCTGCTTACAAACACTGGAAACATCAAGACAAACTCATTTACTCGGGTCTCCTTGGCACCATTTCCGTCGCTGTTCAACCTCTCTTGTCGAAAGCCATCACCTCTCGTGACATCTGGGTGTCTCTGAAGGATACCTACGCTAAGCCCAGCCGCACTCATATCAAACAGATCCGTGACCAACTCACCCATTGGAAGAAAGGTACCAAAACCATCAAGGAGTATGTTCAGGGTTTCACCATAAGGTTTGACCAGTTGGCGCTTCTTGAGAGTCTGATCGCTCATGAGGATCAAATCGACTACATCCTTGGTGGTCTCCCAGATGACTATCGGCGTGTTATTGATCAGATCGAGGGTCGTGACACCGCTCCGACGATCACAGAGGTTCATGAAAAGCTCATTAATGAGGAACTTAAGCTTCAAACCGTGGTAAGTTCCTCTGTTCCTGTCACTGCGAATGCTGTCACCTCCAGGCCCTCGGGTGGTTCTTCTCACAATCGCCACCAGTCTCGCAATGGTTCTCTTGGTCAGCAACAACACTATCAGCGAGGAGATTCTCGTGCCTCGGGTCATGGCTACCAAGGAAGGTGTCAATTGTGTGGTGTCTATGGACATAGTGCCCGTCGCTGTTCCCAACTCCAAACCAGTGGTGGCTATCCTATGAACTAG
- the LOC104736921 gene encoding F-box protein FBW2 has translation MESDCEFRHWDELIPDALGLIFSHLPLQEVLTVVPRVCKAWNRAVTGPYCWQEIDIELWSNRCHQSDQLDRMLEMLIPRSSGSLRKLSVTGLRNDSIFSFIAQHAGSLKTLKVPRSSLTNSGVVSVAEKLSSLTFLDLSYCCKVGAEAIQAIGKHCKSLREFCRNMHPLDVANVVSHDDEAYAIANTMPKLKRLEIAYHRVSTEGVLKILSCCIFLEFLELRGCWDVQLDNKFFKDKFPDMKVLGPRVIGFYDMINDWEDCCSDYLSDGSDYLAWEFLEDGVMGEFYEDEFEHGWDDNFYADNAILDMELHIWPPSP, from the exons atggaATCAGATTGCGAGTTTAGGCATTGGGATGAGTTAATCCCTGATGCTCTTGGTTTAATCTTTAGCCACTTACCTCTTCAAGAAGTTCTAACAGTGGTGCCTAGAGTTTGCAAAGCATGGAACAGAGCTGTTACTGGACCTTATTGTTGGCAAGAGATTGATATTGAGCTGTGGAGTAACCGTTGTCACCAGTCTGATCAACTTGATCGGATGCTTGAGATGTTGATCCCTAGGAGCTCTGGTTCTTTGCGAAAACTCTCCGTCACTGGCCTTCGGAATGACTCTATCTTCTCCTTCATTGCACAACA TGCTGGTTCGCTTAAAACGTTGAAGGTGCCGAGAAGTAGTCTGACAAATTCGGGTGTGGTAAGCGTAGCTGAAAAGCTTTCATCTCTCACTTTCTTGGACTTGAGCTACTGCTGCAAAGTAGGTGCAGAGGCGATACAAGCCATAGGCAAGCACTGTAAATCCCTGAGAGAGTTTTGCAGAAACATGCATCCACTGGACGTAGCAAATGTTGTCTCTCACGACGATGAAGCTTATGCAATCGCCAACACAATGCCAAAGCTGAAGCGGTTAGAGATCGCATACCACCGAGTCAGCACAGAAGGAGTACTCAAAATCTTGTCTTGCTGCATCTTTCTTGAGTTCTTGGAACTTAGAGGTTGTTGGGACGTGCAGCTCGATAACAAGTTCTTCAAAGACAAGTTTCCAGATATGAAAGTGTTGGGTCCACGCGTGATAGGATTCTATGATATGATAAATGATTGGGAGGATTGCTGCTCAGATTATTTGTCAGATGGCTCTGATTACTTGGCTTGGGAGTTTCTTGAAGATGGTGTAATGGGAGAGTTCTATGAAGATGAGTTTGAGCATGGTTGGGATGATAATTTTTATGCGGACAATGCGATTTTAGACATGGAACTGCATATTTGGCCGCCATCTCCATGA